In Capillibacterium thermochitinicola, the sequence GGACAAGGCCCAGTAATTTTTGAGAAAGAGTATCTTTACTCTCCAAATGGTGAAATAGTATTCGTTTTTGAGAAGACTTCAAGTTTTGATGGAAACACACTGGAAGAATTTAGGTATTACTTTAATCAGAAAAAATTAATAAGGTATATGGAAGGGAAAGAGATAATAGAAAAAAACTACTCAACCGAAGTAATTGATTTAAGTGATGATAAAATTAGAGAAGCAGAAACATTTCAGGATGTTTTTGAAGGAGTATTAAAATTATCGACCCAATAAATAGGAAGAAGTTACCCGGGGAACCATTACTAAAGAGGCATCTTTCTTACCGCGATCGAAACCTCAAGGCAAACGAGAAATTCCTACGGAGATCGCCGCTTTACAAATTTGGGCTAATTTTGCAAATGCCCGGTGGCCGCCCGCTCCGACGGGAATTAAAGATAACGTATAATATTTTTCGCACAATTGAAAAGGGAGATCTCCTTGGATTCGGTAGTTTACTTTACCACTTGAGTTCTCCCTTTTTAATTTTTAATTACGCGAAAAATATTGTACGTTATCTTTTATGATGAGGTAGGAAATGAAGTAAAAGTCAGGGATCCGCGGGGTTTTGAGACGGTCAAAGAGTATGATCCACTAAAACGGCTGACCAAGATAATCTATCCCGAGGGTAACGAAGAACAATTTGAATACGATAAAAACAATAACCGGATTGCCTACATTAATGGTAAATACTTCCGTACCGAATATAGTTATGACCGGTATAACCGTTTAACTGAAGTGCGGGAACCGGAAGGGCGACTCACGACTTACCGCTATGATCGGTGGGGGAATATGACCCAGATGATTGATCCTTTGGGTCATGTCACCAATTACCGTTATGACGAACTAAACCGCCTCCTGGAAGAGGTTAATGCAGAACAGCAAGTAGTGACCTACCGCTATGATGCGGTCGGTAACAGAGTATGGAGCCGGGACCGTAACGGAACGGTTGGTGAATACGAATATCTGCCCAATAATTTACTGAAAAAGGTTGTCCTCACGAAAGAGGATCCTGTTGCCGGCCGGAAAACCCAAATTCTCGCCTATGACTACGATGAAGCCGGGTTTAGAAAACGGGCACAGGTTGACGGGTTGGTAACGGAATATAACACCACCGGGGGAGTTTATGAACCCGATCCCTACGGACGGATTTACCGGGAAACAAAATCCTTTGCCGGGAAAACATCCACCGTCGAATACCGGTACGATGTCATGGGGCGGATCACCGGCGTCAAATACCCGACCGGTCAATGGGTAAACTATGAATACAACACCCTCGGCGAATTAACGAAAGTACCGGGCTTTATTGACGAAGCTCCCCGTTACGATCAAGGAGGATTCCTGGTTGGGCTAACCGCCGCCAACCGGATTACGACCAGTTATGAGTATGACCGGAACGGTCGTTTAACCAACCTTAACTACAACAACCAAAGCAGTGAGTTGTTGAAGGGCTATAGTCTGGCTTACGACGGTGCAAATAACATTGTTCGGAAAAATGACGACACCTTCGTTTACGACGGCTTAAACCAACTTCTGTTTGCCAACCTCAAGGGCAAGTTTGAAGTTGATGGGAAGGCAGAAGTGCAGAAAGTAGGCCGGGTCCTGTTCGATTATACCAGGGACGGAATCCTTGATTTTGCCATCAGTCAGTTCGAACTAATCGAACTCGACTATGCCGCTGGCAGTATTGGGGTCGATCTTTTAGGAACCTTCCCGGTAACCCGGGTGACGCTTTATCCCAATAATCCAAACCACCGGGTTGAAGCAAGGCACCTTAGCCTATACGGCAGCCTGGACGGGTTTGAGTATGAAAAA encodes:
- a CDS encoding RHS repeat protein yields the protein MYVIFYDEVGNEVKVRDPRGFETVKEYDPLKRLTKIIYPEGNEEQFEYDKNNNRIAYINGKYFRTEYSYDRYNRLTEVREPEGRLTTYRYDRWGNMTQMIDPLGHVTNYRYDELNRLLEEVNAEQQVVTYRYDAVGNRVWSRDRNGTVGEYEYLPNNLLKKVVLTKEDPVAGRKTQILAYDYDEAGFRKRAQVDGLVTEYNTTGGVYEPDPYGRIYRETKSFAGKTSTVEYRYDVMGRITGVKYPTGQWVNYEYNTLGELTKVPGFIDEAPRYDQGGFLVGLTAANRITTSYEYDRNGRLTNLNYNNQSSELLKGYSLAYDGANNIVRKNDDTFVYDGLNQLLFANLKGKFEVDGKAEVQKVGRVLFDYTRDGILDFAISQFELIELDYAAGSIGVDLLGTFPVTRVTLYPNNPNHRVEARHLSLYGSLDGFEYEKIDGWTLEKKENGVLELVLTNPP